Proteins encoded within one genomic window of Rhinoderma darwinii isolate aRhiDar2 chromosome 5, aRhiDar2.hap1, whole genome shotgun sequence:
- the LOC142652608 gene encoding uncharacterized protein LOC142652608, with protein MPRGMDVERLLVLVQGHPEIWDTRSEAYHNRTAKEDAWEEVAKELFGQEWESGRTRDRSRLVQEIKTRWRSCRDQFRREMGERGRSGDGASRKRPYMYTQQLMFLKDIMEMRTTTDNLEDTAEETDVGESRPEPPAAPVLPPSPEPTPLEPAPGQSARAVASPAEERPVRARTRRARAQQASAAGQVDARVLDYLRRAAEEDGNDAFGRSIVPLLRLVPMDRMGRLQASIVTLIDASRPPHNPHVCFTAIEQWRSTAMPATTPQVPGPFHPGPQMHRPHPYMRPMAPHFPGPTYPGQHQHHYAAEEQPTQLQVQHSGAEMQAYSSPGHQYQHL; from the exons atgccgcgtgggatggacgtggagcgCCTCCTCGTCCTGGTCCAGGGACACCCCGAAATTTGGGACACTCGCTCGGAGGCGTACCACAACCGgacggccaaggaggacgcctgggaggaggtggCAAAGGAGCTGTTtggccaggagtgggagagtggccgaacccgtgaccgcagtcggttgg tccaagagatcaaaacacggtggcggagctgccgtgaccaattccggCGTGAAATGGGTGAAAGGGGACGCAGCGGGGATGGCGCATCTCGCAAGCGACCGTATATGTATACCCAacagctgatgttcttgaaggacatcatggagatgcgcac AACCAcagacaatttggaggataccgcAGAAGAGACAGACGTGGGCGAGTCTCGgccggaacctcctgctgcccctgtcctgccccctagcccagagccgacacccctggagcccgcccctggccagtccgcacgggccgtcgcctctccggcagaggagcgccccgtgcgtgcccgcactcgccgggcccgtgctcaacaggcctccGCAGCGGGGCAAGTAGATGCCCGTGTCCTGGACTATCTACGGCGAGCCGCTGAAGAGGACGGGAACGACGCCTTTGGCCGAAGCATCGTTCCCCtcctccggctggtccccatggaccgtatgggccgtctgcaagcgtcgatcgtgacgttgatcgacgcttccagaccgccccacaatccgcATGTGTGCTTCACGGCCATTGAACAGTGGCGCAGTacagccatgccggccaccacgccccaggtgccggGCCCATTCCACCCAGGCCCCCAGATGCACCGCCCGCATCcgtatatgcgccctatggctccccacttccctgggcCAACATACCCcggacaacatcagcaccactatgctgccgaggaacaacctacacagctccaggtccagcatagtggtgctgaaatgcaggcctattcgtccccgggccaccagtaccaacacctttAA